From the Primulina tabacum isolate GXHZ01 chromosome 3, ASM2559414v2, whole genome shotgun sequence genome, one window contains:
- the LOC142538871 gene encoding uncharacterized protein LOC142538871 isoform X1 produces MEPKGFISHLEKIIRNRSQRERKSALIQDVDDLKKKLRHEENVHRALKRALDRPLGTLPPISAHLPQYIMELLAEVAVLEEEVVRLEEQVKFRQHLCKESVRMPSIMCAEDSSCFYHESSIATPKRGHSRSLSQNDVKIGSALAWPPPSHSRRSVSYKKTWRTWFPKV; encoded by the exons ATGGAACCAAAAGGATTCATATCTCATCTAGAGAAAATTATACGGAACCGGTCACAGAGAGAACGAAAATCAGCCTTGATCCAAGAT GTTGATGATCTAAAGAAGAAGCTGAGACATGAAGAGAATGTGCACAGGGCTTTGAAGAGAGCTCTCGATAGACCCCTGGGGACTCTACCTCCTATTTCTGCTCATCTCCCTCAATAT ATTATGGAACTTCTGGCTGAAGTTGCGGTATTGGAAGAAGAAGTCGTTCGACTTGAGGAACAAGTGAAGTTCAGACAACATCTGTGCAAGGAAAGTGTTCGCATGCCCTCAATAATGTGCGCAGAGGATTCATCATGCTTCTATCACGAATCATCCATTGCAACTCCAAAGCGAGGGCACTCGAGATCTTTATCACAAAACGATGTTAAGATCGGATCAGCCTTGGCATGGCCTCCACCTTCTCATTCTAGAAGAAGTGTTTCATATAAAAAGACGTGGCGCACATGGTTTCCTAAAGTATAG
- the LOC142538871 gene encoding uncharacterized protein LOC142538871 isoform X2, translated as MEPKGFISHLEKIIRNRSQRERKSALIQDVDDLKKKLRHEENVHRALKRALDRPLGTLPPISAHLPQYKYRKITNKASVGTLRSSLLDPLLDRLWNFWLKLRYWKKKSFDLRNK; from the exons ATGGAACCAAAAGGATTCATATCTCATCTAGAGAAAATTATACGGAACCGGTCACAGAGAGAACGAAAATCAGCCTTGATCCAAGAT GTTGATGATCTAAAGAAGAAGCTGAGACATGAAGAGAATGTGCACAGGGCTTTGAAGAGAGCTCTCGATAGACCCCTGGGGACTCTACCTCCTATTTCTGCTCATCTCCCTCAATAT AAATATCGAAAAATTACAAACAAAGCTTCCGTCGGAACCTTGAGATCGTCCTTGTTGGATCCCCTGTTAGACAG ATTATGGAACTTCTGGCTGAAGTTGCGGTATTGGAAGAAGAAGTCGTTCGACTTGAGGAACAAGTGA
- the LOC142538324 gene encoding fatty acid elongase 3-like, which translates to MMLLHCLRYYLSDHPSIVGFRWSHTQSWGSTWSFLFSSIAAYVAASSFVHLLLLLVFRHRRPLPLGPIPAAHSLCMALISATIFSGIFLSSAAEIRDTRWLWRRYRTTPFQWLLCFPLGTRPSGRVFFWSYIFYLSRFPHALRTFITIIRGRKLSFFKLFNNSILIFTSFLWLEFSQSFQVLAILLTTLVYSVVYGYRFWTEIGLQSACFPFVVNCQMVLRLKEDSRRI; encoded by the exons ATGATGTTGTTGCACTGCCTAAGGTATTACCTTTCGGATCACCCGTCGATCGTTGGATTCCGATGGAGCCACACCCAATCATGGGGTTCCACCTGGTCGTTCTTGTTCTCCTCCATCGCTGCTTACGTCGCCGCCTCCTCGTTCGTCCACCTCCTTCTCCTCCTCGTTTTCCGCCACCGCCGCCCTCTCCCCCTGGGTCCCATCCCCGCCGCGCACTCTCTCTGCATGGCACTCATCTCCGCAACCATATTCTCCGGGATATTCCTCTCCTCTGCCGCTGAAATCCGCGACACGCGGTGGTTGTGGCGGCGGTACCGCACGACCCCTTTTCAGTGGCTCCTCTGCTTCCCCCTGGGGACGCGGCCCTCCGGGCGCGTGTTCTTCTGGTCGTACATCTTCTACCTCTCCCGTTTCCCCCACGCGCTACGGACTTTCATCACAATAATCCGCGGCCGGAAGCTTTCCTTCTTCAAACTTTTCAACAATTCGATCCTCATTTTCACGTCCTTCCTGTGGCTCGAATTCTCGCAATCGTTTCAAGTACTCGCTATCCTCCTCACCACGCTGGTTTACTCAGTCGTGTACGGCTACAGATTCTGGACGGAAATCGGGCTGCAAAGCGCGTGTTTTCCATTCGTAGTTAATTGCCAGATGGTGTT AAGGCTTAAGGAGGATAGTCGTCGAATCTAG
- the LOC142539625 gene encoding uncharacterized protein LOC142539625 — protein sequence MKPVILSDICLDLAHDPIITVCGHLYCWPCLYRWLRIHSQSQECPVCKALVLEEKLIPLYGIRKTPTDPRSKPIPGLEIPNRPAGQRPDTAAPPPEASNFSNMVLGLMGFMPLASATSSHFGVSAGLLGHVFSTLLSVHFHGFSNANGLFRYHHGYPGSIRDCGRLNPDTSQVAQAADENLRRILFVAIIFVLVAFLFL from the coding sequence ATGAAGCCAGTGATTTTGAGTGATATTTGCTTAGATTTAGCTCATGATCCAATCATCACCGTCTGTGGACATCTCTATTGCTGGCCGTGTCTTTACAGATGGCTACGTATTCACTCTCAATCACAGGAATGCCCTGTTTGTAAAGCCCTTGTACTGGAAGAAAAGTTGATTCCTTTATATGGCATACGGAAGACACCAACCGACCCTAGGTCCAAACCCATTCCTGGTCTCGAAATCCCTAACCGTCCCGCAGGTCAGAGACCTGATACAGCTGCACCACCTCCGGAAGCTAGTAACTTTTCAAATATGGTTCTGGGGTTAATGGGCTTTATGCCACTTGCATCTGCAACTTCTAGTCACTTTGGAGTGTCTGCTGGCCTTCTTGGACATGTGTTTTCTACTCTTTTGAGTGTCCACTTTCATGGATTTTCGAATGCAAACGGGTTGTTCAGATATCATCATGGATACCCCGGTTCAATTCGTGATTGTGGGAGACTAAATCCAGACACCAGTCAAGTCGCGCAAGCAGCTGATGAGAATTTGAGGAGGATTCTTTTTGTCGCTATCATTTTCGTGCTTGTTGCCTTTTTGTTTCTGTGA
- the LOC142539624 gene encoding vacuolar lysine transporter YPQ1-like isoform X2 → MTNYCVKEQKQCIYWVERYLNDCLCNVKDEFSFGFGLVSLVCWGVAEIPQIITNFRSKSGHGVSLLFLLTWIAGDIFNLVGCLLEPATLPTQLYTAALYTISTVVLVLQSIYYDHFKKWKKRSVEKSNQEVEDLKKPLKPASQADSAIPIPGRSRPREVYYYTSARSMAGSTTPPVRSQLGPVRSGPSAVGLEHDSSSDDEDIQITPQKYSSKPKGIPRSAGYGAFLVTSISLPPDTNALMQVCVGLTGRKLLQEGGSVTVLGQSLGWMMAAIYMGGRLPQIWLNIKRGSVEGLNPFMFVFALAANATYVTSILVRSTAWHKIKANLPWLLDAVVCVLLDLFIILQYVYYRYFRRAEHEDYNEADKK, encoded by the exons ATGACGAATTACTGTGTAAAAGAGCAAAAGCAATGCATATATTGGGTGGAAAGATACCTCAACGATTGCCTATGCAACGTCAAAGACGAATTCTcgtttggttttgggcttgtgAGCCTTGTGTGTTGGGGAGTTGCAGAAATCCCGCAAATCATTACTAATTTTCGCTCCAAATCCGGCCACGGAGTTTCTCTTTTGTTTCTTCTAACTTGGATTGCTGG TGACATATTCAACTTAGTGGGTTGCCTTCTTGAACCAGCAACG TTGCCTACTCAATTATACACAGCAGCG CTTTATACAATAAGCACAGTGGTACTAGTGCTGCAAAGCATATACTATGATCACTTCAAGAAATGGAAGAAAAGATCCGTAGAGAAATCAAACCAAGAG GTCGAAGACTTGAAAAAACCTTTGAAACCAGCAAGTCAAGCTGATTCTGCCATCCCAATTCCTGGCAGAAGCAGACCTAGAGAAGTCTATTACTATAC GTCAGCAAGATCAATGGCTGGTAGCACGACTCCGCCGGTCCGATCTCAACTAGGCCCGGTGAGGAGCGGCCCTTCTGCTGTGGGGCTTGAACACGACTCATCTTCAGATGATGAGGATATTCAGATCACACCCCAGAAATATTCCAGCAAACCTAAAGGAATCCCGAGATCT GCTGGATACGGAGCATTTTTAGTTACATCGATCAGCCTGCCACCAGACACCAATGCTTTGATGCAAGTTTGTGTCGGACTAACAGGGAGGAAATTGTTGCAG GAAGGCGGATCGGTAACTGTGTTAGGCCAGTCATTGGGATGGATGATGGCTGCCATTTACATGGGTGGTAGACTGCCTCAAATATGGCTAAAT ATTAAAAGAGGAAGTGTTGAG GGCTTGAATCCTTTCATGTTTGTCTTTGCGCTTGCTGCTAATGCTACTTATGTCACCAG CATTCTTGTTAGATCAACAGCTTGGCATAAAATCAAGGCAAATTTGCCATGGTTGCTAGACGCTGTCGTATGCGTACTGCTCGACTTATTT ATAATATTACAGTATGTGTATTACAGGTACTTTCGCAGAGCAGAACACGAAGACTACAATGAAGCAGACAAGAAATAG
- the LOC142539624 gene encoding vacuolar lysine transporter YPQ1-like isoform X1 has protein sequence MTNYCVKEQKQCIYWVERYLNDCLCNVKDEFSFGFGLVSLVCWGVAEIPQIITNFRSKSGHGVSLLFLLTWIAGDIFNLVGCLLEPATLPTQLYTAALYTISTVVLVLQSIYYDHFKKWKKRSVEKSNQEVEDLKKPLKPASQADSAIPIPGRSRPREVYYYTSARSMAGSTTPPVRSQLGPVRSGPSAVGLEHDSSSDDEDIQITPQKYSSKPKGIPRSAGYGAFLVTSISLPPDTNALMQVCVGLTGRKLLQEGGSVTVLGQSLGWMMAAIYMGGRLPQIWLNIKRGSVEGLNPFMFVFALAANATYVTSILVRSTAWHKIKANLPWLLDAVVCVLLDLFVSFDILELQHIISNIRGKERLLLNHR, from the exons ATGACGAATTACTGTGTAAAAGAGCAAAAGCAATGCATATATTGGGTGGAAAGATACCTCAACGATTGCCTATGCAACGTCAAAGACGAATTCTcgtttggttttgggcttgtgAGCCTTGTGTGTTGGGGAGTTGCAGAAATCCCGCAAATCATTACTAATTTTCGCTCCAAATCCGGCCACGGAGTTTCTCTTTTGTTTCTTCTAACTTGGATTGCTGG TGACATATTCAACTTAGTGGGTTGCCTTCTTGAACCAGCAACG TTGCCTACTCAATTATACACAGCAGCG CTTTATACAATAAGCACAGTGGTACTAGTGCTGCAAAGCATATACTATGATCACTTCAAGAAATGGAAGAAAAGATCCGTAGAGAAATCAAACCAAGAG GTCGAAGACTTGAAAAAACCTTTGAAACCAGCAAGTCAAGCTGATTCTGCCATCCCAATTCCTGGCAGAAGCAGACCTAGAGAAGTCTATTACTATAC GTCAGCAAGATCAATGGCTGGTAGCACGACTCCGCCGGTCCGATCTCAACTAGGCCCGGTGAGGAGCGGCCCTTCTGCTGTGGGGCTTGAACACGACTCATCTTCAGATGATGAGGATATTCAGATCACACCCCAGAAATATTCCAGCAAACCTAAAGGAATCCCGAGATCT GCTGGATACGGAGCATTTTTAGTTACATCGATCAGCCTGCCACCAGACACCAATGCTTTGATGCAAGTTTGTGTCGGACTAACAGGGAGGAAATTGTTGCAG GAAGGCGGATCGGTAACTGTGTTAGGCCAGTCATTGGGATGGATGATGGCTGCCATTTACATGGGTGGTAGACTGCCTCAAATATGGCTAAAT ATTAAAAGAGGAAGTGTTGAG GGCTTGAATCCTTTCATGTTTGTCTTTGCGCTTGCTGCTAATGCTACTTATGTCACCAG CATTCTTGTTAGATCAACAGCTTGGCATAAAATCAAGGCAAATTTGCCATGGTTGCTAGACGCTGTCGTATGCGTACTGCTCGACTTATTTGTATCCTTTGATATTCTAGAACTCCAACATATTATCTCAAACATACGGGGGAAAGAAAGGTTACTCCTTAATCACAGATAA